A genomic region of Anopheles coustani chromosome 3, idAnoCousDA_361_x.2, whole genome shotgun sequence contains the following coding sequences:
- the LOC131271598 gene encoding activating signal cointegrator 1 complex subunit 3, with protein MTELPRLSRAMRANTDLDIERNLTSDPKEKAAIQLFRKKETTSGVTWKELKLFINSKLDQKSSGVLTKQLRDLWEMCREMVGSEENTTLIDEAAILVLRLFLDQKVVMMKHSTQLKKMFGQVPNALLNKMCSLVFEMSSSLNTECREYLVEKEYAQSSEEPELFGEHIVCKYPERRKYDFSKLTDLTPAKPSEAKPVQTFSMNYETIPKPQAAAAVQAGPSGSAGSKPQSEKYTRSWLTQQIPPDLVDNLMELLKSAKTNDELQMDLFDFLGVQYLDVIPEILQNRKHLIESVKALDQIKMMKKVQKKMEALQQGPSYLRPVMIQSESEKQLRKQVNKEEKKLKKLLNEVGDDEEACEIIDPLKLRLNYQQSLLLVAQTKPFLGDRTSTATSSRPASKPIKYPFVFDSYSEARSHVGFIAGNKIVLPENVERSDNKLYEEVKIPATDPPPLSIGSNRIKISSLDEIGQIAFKGCEELNRIQSVVFAAAYNSNENLLVCAPTGAGKTNVAMLTIVNTIRQFVDQGVIHRDQFKVVYVAPMKALAAEMTSNFGRRLQPLGISVRELTGDMQLTKTELLQTQMIVTTPEKWDVVTRKGAGDVAFISLVKLLIIDEVHLLHGERGPVVEALVARTLRLVESSQSMIRIVGLSATLPNYIDVARFLRVNPMIGLFFFDSRFRPVPLSTNFIGVKSLNALKQLSDMDMICYERCIDMVRQGHQVMVFVHARNATVRTATMIKDQAQQRGHINLLVPESNPEYGSAIKVVSKSRNKQFVELFQNGLAMHHAGMLRQDRNLVEKYFADGLIKVLVCTATLAWGVNLPAHAVIIKGTEIYDSKHGTFVDLGILDVLQIFGRAGRPQYDKSGVGTIITTHDKLNHYLSLLTNQFPIESNFVQCLVDNLNAEVTLGTISNVDEAIVWLSYTYLFVRMRMNPQCYGLNYDDLRHDPSLELKRRQLIHKAAMELDKARMVRYNERTGDLNVTDLGRTASHFYIKYDTVEVFNEMLKPIMTDADILQMMANAQEFQQLKVRDDEMDELDELTHVCCEVQVRGGSENIHGKVNILMQTYLSKGFVRSFSLMSDMSYITQNAVRIARALFTIVLRANNPILAGRMLNVSKMFEKQMWESQTPMYQFGILPLDVVEKIEKRGLSILALRDMEEKEIGDFLRNHRYAKMVKRCAEEFPMLEIEATLQPITRTVLRIRVFIRASFRWNDRVHGKTAESFWIWIEDPESNYIYHSEYFQITKRQTVRQEEQELIMTIPLKDPLPPQYYIRVASDTWLGSNNLVPLSFKHLILPEVHPPHTELLPLQPLPVTVLNNRKFESLYSFTHYNPIQTQIFHCLYHTDNNVLLGAPTGSGKTIAAEMAMFRVFRLLPTGKVVYIAPLKALVKERMDDWKVRIEKKLGKKVVELTGDVTPDIRAIKESSVIVTTPEKWDGISRSWQTRDYVRDVALIVIDEIHLLGEDRGPVLEVIVSRMNFISSHTERTVRIVGLSTALANAKDLANWLGIGMMGLYNFKPSVRPVPLSVHIQGFPGKHYCPRMATMNRPAFQAIRQYSPCTPALIFVASRRQTRLTALDLIAFLAGEDNPKQFLHTSEEEMEQILQNVRDSNLRLTLAFGIGMHHAGLQERDRKTAEELFLNRKIQILIATATLAWGVNLPAHLVIIKGTEYYDGKLKRYVDMPITDVLQMMGRAGRPQFGNEGIACVYVQDSKKNFYKKFLYDPFPVESSLLAVLPDHVNAEIVSGTLQTKQSVLDYLTWTYFYRRLLRNPTYYGLESTEMENINYFLSELIETVLDKLIRAGCVLMEEDNRTLRPTSMGRISSYYYLSHVTMRHFADTLRPDLSMEELLRAMADAAEFEEHPVRHNEDLYNADLAKLCPLKVDPLTVDNPHTKVFLLLQAHLSRLPLPNSDYGTDTKSVLDQSIRILQAMIDISAERGWLATTLRIQQLMQCIIQARWLEDPVVMTLPNVESYNASVFNHIKTELPFLTLPALKDKCNRKYEKLAAPLRQEFEEPEIEQIYKVISELPSLNVQISVRGPYGTKGDVDRSVQQPPTREQWMELYADQEYVVCVQLIRLGSFDSLNVHCPKFPKGKDEGWFLTLGHQAEGEVIALKRCVYRSNRSTHQLCFYAPSRVGRCIYTVYLMSDGYIGLDQQYNIQIEVVTPPEGSVGATSVFAKGEGFW; from the exons ATGACTGAACTACCGAGACTTTCACGCGCGATGCGTGCCAATACCGATTTGGATATCGAACGGAACCTTACGAGTGATCCTAAAGAAAAGGCCGCCATACAACTGTTTCGCAAGAAGGAAACTACCAG TGGCGTTACCTGGAAGGAATTGAAACTCTTCATCAATAGCAAATTGGATCAAAAATCTTCCGGAGTGCTTACGAAACAGCTGCGCGACCTCTGGGAGATGTGCCGAGAGATGGTTGGTTCGGAGGAGAACACGACATTGATAGACGAAGCAGCGATCTTAGTGTTGCGCTTGTTTTTGGACCAAAAAGTCGTTATGATGAAGCATTCGACTCAGCTGAAGAAAATGTTTGGTCAAGTACCGAACgctcttctcaacaaaatgtGCTCG TTGGTATTCGAGATGAGTAGCAGTTTGAATACCGAATGTCGGGAGTACCTTGTAGAAAAGGAATATGCACAAAGTTCGGAAGAGCCGGAGCTTTTCGGAGAGCATATAGTTTGCAAGTATCCTGAGCGtagaaaatatgattttagCAAACTCACAGATCTTACTCCGGCGAAACCGTCCGAAGCTAAACCAGTCCAAACGTTCTCGATGAattacgaaactataccgaaacCGCAAGCAGCAGCTGCAGTGCAGGCAGGACCATCAGGAAGTGCCGGTTCGAAACCACAATCTGAAAAGTATACGCGTAGCTGGTTGACCCAACAGATACCTCCGGATCTGGTGGACAATCTGATGGAACTACTGAAATCGGCGAAAACCAACGACGAGCTTCAGATGGATCTATTCGATTTTCTCGGTGTGCAATATCTGGACGTGATTCCGGAAATACTGCAAAATCGAAAGCATTTGATAGAATCCGTGAAAGCGCTGGACCAGATAAAGATGATGAAAAAAGTCCAAAAGAAGATGGAAGCATTGCAGCAAGGACCATCGTACCTACGGCCGGTAATGATACAATCTGAATCGGAGAAACAGTTGCGCAAGCAGGTGAACAAGGAGGAGAAGAAGCTTAAAAAGCTTCTCAACGAAGTAGGCGATGATGAGGAAGCTTGCGAGATAATCGATCCGCTAAAATTGCGGCTGAATTACCAGCAAAGTTTATTGCTAGTGGCCCAAACGAAACCTTTTCTTGGAGACCGAACGAGTACTGCTACAAGTTCCCGCCCAGCTAGCAAACCGATCAAATATCCCTTTGTTTTTGACTCGTACAGTGAAGCCCGTAGTCATGTGGGATTTATCGCTGGCAATAAGATTGTTCTTCCGGAAAATGTGGAAAGAAGCGATAATAAACTGTACGAGGAGGTGAAAATTCCCGCCACCGATCCACCTCCGTTGTCAATCGGGAGCAACAGAATTAAGATCAGTTCACTAGACGAGATCGGGCAGATCGCGTTCAAGGGTTGCGAGGAATTGAATCGCATCCAAAGTGTAGTGTTTGCGGCCGCCTACAATAGCAATGAGAATCTGCTGGTGTGTGCCCCGACCGGTGCTGGTAAAACGAACGTCGCTATGCTGACAATCGTCAACACGATCAGACAGTTTGTCGATCAGGGAGTTATTCATCGCGATCAGTTCAAGGTGGTGTACGTGGCGCCAATGAAAGCACTGGCAGCGGAAATGACGAGCAACTTCGGTCGACGACTTCAACCGTTGGGCATTTCCGTCCGAGAGCTAACCGGAGACATGCAGCTGACGAAAACGGAACTTTTGCAGACCCAAATGATAGTGACTACCCCGGAGAAGTGGGATGTCGTTACTAGAAAGGGTGCTGGCGATGTAGCGTTCATCAGTCTTGTCAAATTGCTCATCATTGACGAAGTACATCTACTGCACGGTGAGCGAGGTCCGGTAGTGGAGGCACTGGTGGCACGAACATTACGACTTGTGGAATCCTCTCAGAGCATGATTCGCATCGTGGGCCTTTCGGCCACCCTGCCCAATTACATTGATGTGGCTCGGTTCCTTAGAGTTAATCCAATGATTGGACTCTTCTTCTTTGATTCACGCTTCCGTCCCGTTCCGTTGAGTACGAATTTTATCGGTGTAAAGTCGTTGAATGCACTGAAACAGCTCTCGGACATGGACATGATTTGCTACGAACGATGCATCGACATGGTACGTCAGGGACATCAGGTGATGGTGTTTGTACACGCGCGTAATGCCACCGTTCGAACGGCCACGATGATCAAGGATCAAGCTCAACAAAGAGGACACATTAATCTGCTAGTTCCGGAAAGCAATCCCGAGTACGGAAGTGCGATAAAAGTTGTATCAAAGAGTCGCAACAAGCAATTTGTAGAACTGTTCCAAAACGGCTTGGCAATGCACCATGCCGGTATGTTACGTCAGGATCGAAATTTGGTAGAAAAGTATTTCGCGGACGGTCTAATCAAAGTGTTAGTATGTACGGCGACGCTTGCGTGGGGTGTCAACTTACCAGCGCATGCTGTTATTATCAAAGGGACTGAGATTTACGATTCTAAGCATGGTACGTTTGTTGATCTGGGCATACTAGATGTGCTGCAGATTTTTGGCCGTGCCGGACGACCGCAATACGATAAGAGTGGCGTAGGAACGATCATCACGACGCACGATAAGTTGAATCACTACCTATCCCTGCTGACAAACCAGTTCCCGATCGAGTCCAACTTTGTCCAGTGTTTGGTGGACAATCTAAACGCCGAGGTGACCCTCGGAACGATCAGTAACGTGGACGAGGCGATCGTTTGGTTGAGCTACACGTACCTCTTCGTGCGGATGCGCATGAACCCGCAATGCTACGGGCTAAACTATGACGATCTTAGGCACGATCCCTCGCTGGAGCTGAAACGCCGTCAGTTGATCCATAAGGCAGCCATGGAACTGGACAAGGCCAGAATGGTGCGTTACAACGAACGCACTGGTGATCTGAATGTCACGGACCTTGGACGCACGGCATCCCATTTCTACATCAAGTACGACACGGTCGAGGTATTCAACGAGATGCTCAAACCGATCATGACCGATGCCGACATCCTGCAGATGATGGCCAATGCGCAAGAGTTCCAGCAGCTGAAGGTTCGCGACGACGAGATGGATGAATTGGACGAACTGACGCACGTGTGCTGTGAGGTGCAGGTTCGTGGTGGTAGTGAAAATATCCACGGCAAAGTCAACATCCTTATGCAGACGTACCTCTCGAAGGGGTTCGTTCGCTCATTTTCCCTAATGTCGGACATGTCATACATTACGCAAAACGCGGTGCGAATTGCGCGAGCACTCTTCACCATTGTGCTGCGGGCCAATAATCCCATCTTGGCCGGGCGCATGCTAAACGTaagcaaaatgtttgaaaaacagaTGTGGGAGTCTCAGACGCCAATGTATCAGTTTGGCATTCTACCGTTAGATGTGGTAGAGAAGATTGAAAAGCGAGGGCTCAGCATTCTGGCCCTGCGGGACatggaggaaaaggaaattggTGACTTCTTACGCAATCACCGGTATGCCAAGATGGTCAAACGTTGTGCGGAAGAGTTCCCGATGCTTGAAATTGAGGCTACCCTGCAGCCCATCACACGAACGGTTCTCCGGATTCGTGTATTTATACGAGCATCGTTCCGGTGGAACGATCGCGTGCACGGGAAGACGGCGGAATCGTTCTGGATTTGGATAGAGGATCCGGAAAGCAACTACATCTATCACTCTGAGTACTTCCAAATCACCAAACGGCAAACGGTTCGGCAGGAAGAGCAAGAACTCATCATGACCATCCCTCTGAAGGACCCGTTGCCCCCACAGTATTACATTCGTGTCGCTAGTGACACCTGGCTCGGCAGTAACAACCTGGTGCCGCTGTCCTTCAAGCATCTAATCCTCCCGGAAGTACACCCACCTCATACGGAACTATTACCTCTGCAGCCCCTACCGGTGACGGTGCTAAACAATCGAAAGTTTGAATCGCTCTACAGCTTCACCCATTACAATCCCATTCAGACGCAAATTTTCCACTGCCTCTACCACACGGACAACAATGTACTATTGGGCGCACCGACCGGTTCGGGAAAAACGATCGCTGCCGAGATGGCAATGTTCCGCGTGTTTCGCCTGCTTCCCACTGGCAAGGTGGTTTACATAGCGCCACTGAAGGCACTGGTGAAGGAACGCATGGACGACTGGAAGGTACGGATCGAGAAGAAGCTAGGCAAAAAGGTGGTTGAACTGACGGGTGATGTTACGCCGGACATTCGCGCAATCAAAGAGTCATCGGTGATCGTGACTACCCCTGAGAAATGGGACGGCATAAGTCGCTCGTGGCAGACGCGAGACTACGTTCGGGATGTGGCGTTGATAGTGATTGACGAAATACATCTGCTGGGAGAAGATCGTGGCCCGGTGCTAGAGGTGATCGTCTCACGAATGAACTTTATTTCCTCCCATACCGAGCGTACGGTGCGGATAGTAGGTCTGTCGACAGCGCTGGCGAATGCAAAAGATTTGGCCAATTGGCTCGGCATAGGGATGATGGGGCTTTACAACTTTAAACCTTCCGTACGACCCGTTCCCTTGTCGGTGCATATTCAGGGTTTCCCGGGAAAGCATTACTGCCCGCGTATGGCTACGATGAATCGACCCGCGTTTCAGGCCATTCGGCAGTACTCTCCGTGTACACCCGCGCTAATCTTTGTGGCTTCGCGTAGGCAGACCCGTCTCACTGCCCTCGATCTCATTGCATTCCTCGCGGGGGAAGATAACCCGAAGCAGTTCTTGCACACCTCCGAGGAAGAAATGGAGCAAATTCTTCAGAACGTCCGAGACAGTAATTTGCGTCTGACGCTTGCGTTCGGAATCGGAATGCACCATGCCGGATTGCAGGAACGCGATCGTAAGACGGCCGAGGAATTGTTCTTGAACCGGAAAATACAGATCCTTATCGCTACGGCTACGCTGGCGTGGGGAGTGAATCTTCCCGCACATCTCGTCATCATCAAAGGCACGGAGTACTACGATGGCAAATTGAAGCGTTACGTCGACATGCCCATCACAGACGTACTGCAAATGATGGGACGTGCGGGTCGACCTCAGTTTGGCAACGAAGGTATCGCCTGCGTGTACGTGCAGgactctaagaaaaacttctaCAAAAAGTTCCTCTACGACCCGTTCCCCGTGGAGTCCAGCCTTCTCGCGGTTCTGCCCGATCACGTGAATGCGGAGATCGTATCGGGTACGCTGCAAACGAAGCAAAGTGTGCTGGATTACCTAACCTGGACCTACTTCTACCGGCGTTTACTGCGGAACCCAACCTACTACGGGCTGGAGAGTACGGAAATGGAGAATATCAATTACTTCCTGTCGGAACTGATAGAAACTGTGCTTGATAAACTGATACGTGCCGGTTGTGTGCTAATGGAGGAAGATAACCGCACGCTCAGGCCCACCTCGATGGGGCGCATTTCATCCTATTACTATCTATCGCATGTGACGATGCGTCACTTTGCCGACACGTTACGGCCCGATTTAAGCATGGAAGAGTTGCTTCGGGCAATGGCGGACGCCGCAGAATTCGAAGAACACCCCGTGCGCCACAATGAGGATTTGTACAACGC AGACTTGGCGAAATTGTGCCCCCTTAAGGTTGATCCCTTGACGGTGGACAACCCACACACGAAGGTGTTTTTATTGCTACAGGCGCACCTTTCCCGATTGCCCCTACCCAACTCTGATTACGGAACCGACACGAAATCGGTGCTTGATCAATCGATACGAATTTTACAG GCCATGATTGATATCAGTGCGGAAAGAGGATGGCTTGCTACGACATTGCGCATACAGCAATTGATGCAGTGCATCATCCAAGCACGCTGGTTGGAGGATCCGGTAGTTATGACGCTACCGAACGTAGAATCGTACAACGCATCGGTTTTCAATCACATAAAAACCGA ATTACCTTTCCTTACGCTTCCGGCGCTGAAGGATAAATGCAATCGAAAGTATGAAAAGTTGGCAGCCCCCCTGAGACAAGAGTTTGAGGAACCGGAAATCGAACAGATTTACAAAGTGATAAGCGAGCTGCCGTCTCTCAATGTGCAGATTTCGGTACGCGGGCCGTACGGCACGAAGGGAGATGTGGACCGTTCGGTTCAGCAGCCTCCAACCCGCGAGCAGTGGATGGAGCTGTACGCTGATCAGGAATacgttgtgtgtgtgcagcTGATACGTTTAGGATCATTCGACTCACTCAACGTGCACTGTCCAAAGTTCCCCAAGGGAAAGGATGAAGGATGGTTTTTAACATTAGGCCATCAAGCCGAGGGTGAGGTGATTGCCTTGAAGCGGTGTGTGTATCGTAGCAACAGGAGCACGCATCAGTTGTGCTTTTACGCACCGTCACGCGTTG gACGCTGCATATATACAGTGTACCTTATGTCGGATGGCTACATAGGACTAGATCAGCAATACAACATCCAGATTGAAGTGGTGACCCCACCGGAAGGAAGTGTTGGGGCCACAAGTGTCTTTGCCAAGGGTGAAGGTTTTTGGTGA